The DNA window ACCAGACTCCTGATTTTATTTTTAGTCCTCTTACAAGTTTGTCTGCTTCTGTTTTTATAAAATCCGTTGTCTGTTTGTTACTCGTATAATTGATAACCGGCAATGAAGCTGTCAGTCCGATTTCAATGTCTTTTTTCCCACGTTTTACAACGTTCTTTCTGTCTGATTTTTTTACCCGTCCATTCCTGATGTAATATTTTATTAGTTGTTCTAATTCGTCTTTGCGAAGTTTGCCGATATATTTTATGCCGATTTCTCTGGCAAAGGCTTTTATCTCGTCAGAATACCAATATCCATTATCAAATTCAGTTTCGGTTATTTTCTTTGTGAGTTTAATCTTTTTTTCTTTCGGTTTAGTTGATCTTAATGTTGTATCACGGCTGCTTTTTTATATCTAGTTCACCCGCTTCTTAAATTTTTAATTTAATTTTATTTTCAGTATATTGATGAATTAATGCTCCTATTAATGTTTGATATGGAATTCCTGTTTCAATTGATTTTATTTTTAATTTTTGTATATCTTTTTCGGATAGTCTTATACTAATATGCTTAGATTTTGAAATAGTATTTTTAGCATATTCTTTTGCTGTTTTTATATCTTCTTTAAATGATTTTGATTGTTTTAATTTTCCATTTTCATAGTTATTTAATATTTTTAATTCTTCATTATCATATTTTAATTTACTATTCATGTTTACCTCCTAAAATAATCTTAGTTGCTTTTCTACTTGGTATTATAGTTTTAAGAAATATTTCATTATCATTTTTAACAAATGGCACTAAATATATAAAATTATTAACATTCACTGCATAAATTTTTTGATTTATGTAATCCTTCTGGTTTGGATGTTCATATACATCAACTAAATTTCCCTCATTAATTGCCAATATAATTTCCTCAAAGCTTATATT is part of the candidate division WOR-3 bacterium genome and encodes:
- a CDS encoding BrnT family toxin; amino-acid sequence: MNVYNWNQEKNEKLKFERNISFEEIILAINEGNLVDVYEHPNQKDYINQKIYAVNVNNFIYLVPFVKNDNEIFLKTIIPSRKATKIILGGKHE